Part of the Pseudomonas chlororaphis genome, GCCGACGCTTTGCGCGCCGCAGGCAGCCAGCACCTGCAACTGACGATCTACCCGCAGGCCCGGCACGAACTGTTCAATGAAACCAACCGCGATGAAGTGACCGCCGACGTACTGGCCTGGATTGCCCAGGCCCTCAGCCACAAGCGGCCGCCACGCAGCGAGTAGGTCTCCAGCGTTTTCCTTTACCCGTCACAGGATTCAAGACACATGACCCAGGTTACCAACATCCCTTACGAAGCCCTTGAAGTCGGCCAGACCGCCAGCTACAGCAAGACCGTGGAAGAACGCGATATCCAGCTGTTCGCCGCGATGTCGGGCGACCACAACCCGGTGCACCTGGACGCCGAATTCGCCGCGGCCAGCATGTTCAAGGAACGCATCGCCCACGGCATGTTCAGCGGTGCGCTGATCAGCGCGGCGGTGGCCTGCGAGCTGCCTGGGCCGGGCACCATCTACATCGGCCAGCAGATGAGCTTCCAGAAACCGGTGAAGATCGGCGACACCCTGACCGTGCGCCTGGAGATCCTCGAGAAACTGCCGAAATTCCGCGTGCGCATCGCGACCCGCGTGTTCAATCAGCGTGATGAGCTGGTGGTGGACGGCGAAGCCGAAATCCTCGCCCCGCGCAAGCAACAGACCGTGACCTTGCCGACGCTGCCGGCGATTACTGTCGGTTGATTCGCTGAAGCGATCAGCCCCAGCGGATTGAATGAAGCACCGCATCTCTTGTGGCGAGGTAGCAAGCTCCCTCGCCACAAGGTTCGTGCGCGACGGACTATGGCAGGTCTTCGCGCACTTGCACGCTCGCCGTCATCCCTGCACTCAGGTTCACCCCTTCCGGTACCTTGTCCAACTTGATCCGCACCGGGATCCGCTGGGCCAGGCGCACCCAGTTGAACGTCGGCTCGACCTCCGCCAGCAGTTGCGCATCGGGGTTGGTGTTGCGGTCGGTGATGCCCCGGCTGATGCTCTCGACGTGGCCTTGCAATGCATGGTCGGTGCTCATCAGCCAGACCTTGACCAGATCACCGACGCGAATCCTCGGCAGTTTGGTTTCTTCAAAGTAAGCCTGCACATAGAAGGTCGAGTCATCGATCAACGCCATGACCGGCTGCCCGGCGTTCACGTAGTTGCCCTCGGCCAGGCGCAGGTTGGTGATGTGGCCGCTGCGGGGGGCCAGGACCTGGCTGCGGGCCAGGTTGAGCTCGGCAACCTTGGCTTCGGCCTGGGCTTCGCGCAATTCGCCGCGGGCGATGCCGGCGTTGATCTGGGCGTTTTCCCGCAGCTCGGCGCTGATGGCCTGTGGCCCCAGGGCGGCGCGGCGGCTGGCTTCGTGTTCGCGCAGGCTCAGTTGCTGCTGGCGGGTCTGGACCACCGCATG contains:
- a CDS encoding secretion protein HylD — translated: MRTSVRVAVTLCVVAVAIFAGFHLWQYYMLTPWTRDARIRADVVVIAPDVSGWVRELKAVDNQQVKAGDLLLSIDRERFEAAVEKAHAVVQTRQQQLSLREHEASRRAALGPQAISAELRENAQINAGIARGELREAQAEAKVAELNLARSQVLAPRSGHITNLRLAEGNYVNAGQPVMALIDDSTFYVQAYFEETKLPRIRVGDLVKVWLMSTDHALQGHVESISRGITDRNTNPDAQLLAEVEPTFNWVRLAQRIPVRIKLDKVPEGVNLSAGMTASVQVREDLP
- a CDS encoding 3-hydroxybutyryl-CoA dehydratase; amino-acid sequence: MTQVTNIPYEALEVGQTASYSKTVEERDIQLFAAMSGDHNPVHLDAEFAAASMFKERIAHGMFSGALISAAVACELPGPGTIYIGQQMSFQKPVKIGDTLTVRLEILEKLPKFRVRIATRVFNQRDELVVDGEAEILAPRKQQTVTLPTLPAITVG